Proteins encoded within one genomic window of Phototrophicus methaneseepsis:
- a CDS encoding AraC family transcriptional regulator has translation MRYQKSKLDELTELILQYAPEEGVNATHIDQLSTAKISSPLKRRPGLDIPIIAVVAQGRKQSYVADQVFDYQAGHVIVICCPIPVEIEIVEDPLLLVGISVNLSRLTDVLLRLDRLDGGVARPEQVDLSSMFSIPLTDDFLNPFIRLLKTLGDTRDADMLSNSIIDEIYYRLLSDERGQQLRSLLVQNGEIQRISRVVEYIHRNLDQPVSVDQLAGMAHMSRTVFYETFKNVMHLSPLQYAKSVKLYEAQKLIKEGKRANEAAYRVGYNSPVQFSREYKRYFGYSPSATPL, from the coding sequence ATGCGTTATCAAAAAAGCAAACTTGATGAGTTGACCGAACTTATTCTGCAATATGCACCGGAAGAAGGTGTGAATGCGACTCATATTGACCAGTTGAGTACAGCTAAAATATCCTCTCCACTGAAAAGAAGACCTGGGTTGGACATCCCCATCATTGCTGTTGTTGCGCAGGGGCGAAAACAAAGCTATGTGGCTGACCAGGTTTTTGATTATCAAGCAGGCCATGTGATCGTTATCTGTTGCCCGATACCGGTGGAGATAGAGATCGTTGAAGACCCTCTTTTACTGGTGGGGATCAGTGTTAATCTGTCGCGCCTTACAGATGTTTTGTTACGCTTGGATCGACTGGATGGGGGTGTGGCTCGGCCAGAACAGGTTGATTTGTCCAGTATGTTTTCTATCCCGTTGACAGATGACTTTCTCAATCCATTTATTCGTCTATTAAAAACCCTTGGCGACACAAGAGACGCAGATATGCTGAGTAATTCGATTATTGATGAAATTTATTATCGTCTGCTATCTGACGAACGTGGTCAGCAATTGCGAAGTCTCTTAGTCCAAAATGGGGAAATCCAGCGTATTTCACGCGTCGTTGAGTATATTCATAGAAATCTTGATCAGCCGGTGTCTGTTGATCAGCTCGCAGGAATGGCGCATATGAGCCGAACGGTCTTCTATGAGACGTTCAAAAACGTTATGCATCTATCTCCGCTCCAGTATGCGAAGTCCGTAAAACTCTATGAAGCTCAAAAGTTAATTAAAGAGGGGAAGCGGGCGAATGAGGCGGCCTATAGGGTCGGCTATAATAGCCCAGTTCAATTCAGCCGAGAGTACAAACGATACTTTGGCTATTCGCCCTCTGCTACCCCCCTTTAA
- a CDS encoding LysR family transcriptional regulator encodes MELRHLRYFVAVAEDLHFKRAAERLQISQQPLSVQIRNLEDELGVTLFERTTRSVKLTQAGYVFLQKAKETLQLAEESVRVAREAERGERGKIVVGYISTSLYNVLPLMMRTFRETSPNVEVDLQELCFPDLQQLVIEGVLDIALIATHSYNNSFIQHHELDCLTLCREPFVVVMPKNHDLARLTEVPFQMLDNLPFIQFSVEEKRQAHDEVVSFFYHHGITLNAVQEVASEQAQIGMVAAGIGISIVSESVAKSRETDVVYRRLTEPSVDVDFNLIWQRQAPTALVERFVRVAQTQAWKSQPGE; translated from the coding sequence ATGGAACTGCGTCATTTGCGCTATTTTGTTGCCGTTGCTGAAGACCTACATTTCAAGCGTGCTGCTGAGCGCTTGCAAATTTCGCAGCAACCTCTAAGTGTACAAATCCGCAATTTAGAAGATGAATTGGGGGTTACCTTATTTGAAAGAACAACACGGAGCGTCAAGCTCACTCAGGCAGGATACGTTTTTCTCCAAAAAGCCAAAGAAACCTTGCAGCTCGCAGAAGAATCCGTGCGAGTCGCGCGAGAGGCAGAACGCGGAGAGCGTGGCAAGATCGTCGTGGGCTATATTAGCACCTCCCTCTATAACGTTTTACCGCTCATGATGCGCACGTTCCGCGAGACATCCCCCAACGTTGAAGTTGACTTACAAGAACTATGTTTTCCTGATTTGCAGCAACTTGTGATAGAAGGCGTGCTAGATATCGCGCTCATAGCAACACACTCGTACAACAATAGCTTTATTCAGCATCATGAATTAGATTGTTTGACTTTGTGTAGGGAACCCTTTGTTGTCGTCATGCCCAAAAACCATGATCTAGCGAGGCTGACGGAAGTTCCATTCCAGATGTTGGACAATTTGCCTTTCATACAGTTTTCTGTAGAAGAAAAAAGGCAGGCCCATGATGAGGTTGTCAGTTTTTTCTATCATCATGGCATCACCCTGAACGCTGTGCAGGAAGTAGCCAGCGAACAAGCGCAAATTGGCATGGTAGCCGCAGGGATTGGCATTTCAATTGTATCGGAGTCCGTTGCGAAATCACGCGAAACAGATGTGGTCTACCGACGGTTAACTGAGCCATCCGTAGACGTAGATTTCAACCTCATCTGGCAGCGACAGGCCCCCACAGCGCTTGTGGAAAGATTTGTCCGGGTCGCTCAAACTCAAGCATGGAAAAGCCAGCCCGGTGAATAA
- a CDS encoding SDR family NAD(P)-dependent oxidoreductase, whose product MFSYRGKTALITGASSGIGAEFARALAARHMNLVLVARSTGRMNALATELQQQYGIQADVITADLSKEGIAQYILQEVQERQLNIDLLINNAAFGLFGRFETLSIEQEHQQMMVGVVAVVDLTHALLSQLLKNPAESAIINVASMAAFNPTPYMTVYGASKAFILSFSLALAEEYRQQGLHVLTLCPGATETAFFETSGEMAGSEEKRTPMQVVNTGLQALEAGQTFAVDGRRNRLMASLSNLLPDPFTARIMERMVRPHES is encoded by the coding sequence ATGTTCAGCTACAGAGGGAAAACTGCTCTTATCACAGGGGCCTCATCGGGCATTGGGGCTGAATTTGCTCGTGCTTTAGCAGCTCGTCATATGAACCTGGTACTGGTTGCGCGTTCGACAGGACGAATGAATGCCTTAGCCACAGAATTACAGCAACAATATGGCATTCAAGCCGATGTAATCACTGCTGACTTGAGCAAAGAGGGCATAGCACAATACATCCTACAAGAAGTCCAGGAAAGACAACTCAACATCGATTTACTCATTAACAATGCTGCATTTGGTCTATTCGGTCGCTTCGAAACACTTTCCATAGAACAAGAACATCAGCAAATGATGGTCGGCGTGGTGGCTGTTGTTGATCTGACGCATGCCTTACTGTCACAGTTACTGAAGAACCCGGCGGAATCCGCCATTATCAATGTCGCCTCTATGGCGGCCTTCAACCCGACGCCATATATGACAGTCTATGGCGCTAGTAAAGCCTTTATCTTATCTTTTTCCCTGGCTTTGGCTGAGGAATATCGCCAGCAGGGTCTACATGTTCTCACACTCTGCCCCGGCGCTACAGAAACAGCTTTCTTCGAGACGAGTGGAGAGATGGCAGGTTCTGAGGAAAAACGAACACCCATGCAGGTGGTCAATACAGGCTTACAAGCCCTGGAAGCGGGACAGACCTTTGCCGTTGATGGGCGAAGAAATCGTTTGATGGCGAGTTTATCCAACTTATTACCCGATCCATTCACAGCACGTATCATGGAACGCATGGTGCGTCCTCATGAGAGCTGA
- a CDS encoding serine hydrolase domain-containing protein, producing MQKLNKTRTVRILRIIMPIVAIISAIIFVPWEAVSAWIAPLPATVQEELEAAVDRGFDGLIVYVNQAGEESFYAAGWKDRAEQVPADPQALFKIGSISKLYVATATAKLVNDGSLSLDGTLAEYLPEMVGRIEYADRITLRMMLQHRSGIPNFTDDPDYPWFETLPDRDAYLAFALDKPADFEPDSEYRYSNTNYQLIGDILDKVLGYSHHEYIKNEILEPLGLTNTYSLLSQVDSIDRVSSGYHDEVEPDLKELDHMSPAGSMVATAQDVGIFLRALNDGSLLNEDEQAIYTSIYEYGHTGWVPGYQSIARYDPDTDTVVVLFVNSTGGDTEATIHIVYDRIRRIVNG from the coding sequence ATGCAGAAACTAAACAAGACCCGTACCGTGCGCATCCTTCGGATCATCATGCCGATTGTTGCCATTATCAGCGCCATCATATTCGTACCGTGGGAGGCCGTTTCCGCCTGGATAGCACCCTTACCGGCCACGGTTCAGGAGGAGCTTGAAGCTGCTGTTGATCGCGGGTTTGACGGTCTCATCGTCTATGTCAATCAGGCTGGTGAAGAATCATTTTACGCTGCGGGCTGGAAGGACCGAGCCGAGCAGGTGCCAGCCGATCCGCAAGCCTTGTTCAAGATAGGCAGCATCAGCAAGTTATATGTCGCGACAGCCACTGCTAAGCTGGTCAATGACGGCAGCTTGTCGTTGGATGGCACACTGGCGGAGTACCTGCCGGAAATGGTTGGTCGAATTGAATATGCCGACCGGATTACCCTGCGAATGATGTTACAGCATCGTAGTGGCATCCCGAATTTCACTGACGATCCTGATTACCCCTGGTTCGAGACCCTGCCGGATCGTGATGCCTATCTCGCGTTTGCGCTAGATAAGCCCGCCGACTTCGAACCAGATAGTGAGTATCGCTATTCCAACACGAATTATCAGTTGATCGGCGATATTCTCGACAAGGTCTTAGGCTACAGTCATCATGAGTACATCAAGAACGAAATCCTGGAACCCCTCGGTCTGACGAATACCTATAGTTTGTTGAGCCAGGTCGATTCCATAGACCGTGTCAGCAGCGGGTATCACGACGAAGTTGAACCCGATCTCAAGGAACTCGATCATATGAGTCCTGCTGGCTCGATGGTCGCGACGGCGCAAGATGTCGGCATCTTTTTGAGAGCGCTCAATGATGGCTCGCTGCTCAACGAGGATGAACAGGCGATCTATACATCAATTTATGAATACGGACATACGGGTTGGGTACCTGGATACCAGAGTATCGCCCGCTACGACCCGGACACCGACACGGTTGTGGTTCTGTTCGTGAACTCAACCGGTGGCGACACTGAGGCCACAATCCATATCGTATATGATCGCATCAGGCGAATTGTGAACGGATAA
- a CDS encoding serine hydrolase domain-containing protein, translated as MRYRTVLNFTIILVIVMSGLVATAQDSPQAFPPEVITEIQAEMNDLTESGFPPGMVVWIDAPEYQFAGASGAADLMGDMPMTPEGAFRIGSITKMFTATVIIQLAEDGILTLDDPLAQWLPDVAEQLPHGDEITLRHLLTHTSGIFSLVEHENYYADLFTEATIDETSGIVTLDCIQRDPNDTLARYVYDKDAYFEPDEGWYYSNTNYTLLGMVIEEAADMPLAEAYQTHIYEPLGMESTFLDCYEDALADVVHGYTGAGDTMADITELHESIGWSAGGLVSTAPDLIAFARGLFGGALFDDPESLAAMTTPAPGTSYGLGITFNERYMGHTGYIAGFRSVLSYAPEFDTVVVMLYNNDAADPEQSLSDVLNPILPLLQVED; from the coding sequence GCCCACAAGCGTTCCCGCCGGAAGTCATTACAGAGATACAAGCAGAAATGAACGACCTGACCGAGAGCGGCTTCCCGCCGGGCATGGTCGTATGGATCGACGCGCCAGAATACCAATTCGCAGGCGCAAGTGGTGCAGCGGATCTCATGGGCGACATGCCAATGACGCCAGAAGGTGCGTTCCGGATTGGCAGCATCACCAAGATGTTCACCGCCACAGTGATTATCCAGCTTGCCGAGGACGGCATACTGACCCTGGATGATCCGCTCGCACAGTGGCTGCCAGACGTCGCCGAACAACTGCCCCATGGCGACGAGATCACCCTACGCCACTTGCTGACCCACACATCCGGCATATTCAGCTTGGTCGAACATGAAAATTATTACGCGGATCTATTCACTGAGGCGACAATTGATGAGACGTCCGGGATCGTAACACTGGACTGCATTCAACGCGACCCTAACGACACACTCGCCCGCTACGTCTATGACAAAGATGCCTACTTTGAGCCGGACGAAGGTTGGTACTACAGCAACACCAACTACACGCTGCTCGGCATGGTGATTGAAGAAGCGGCGGATATGCCACTCGCAGAGGCGTATCAGACGCACATTTATGAGCCACTCGGCATGGAATCCACATTCCTGGATTGCTACGAAGATGCGCTGGCTGATGTGGTCCATGGTTATACGGGAGCTGGGGACACCATGGCTGATATCACCGAGTTGCATGAATCCATCGGTTGGTCAGCGGGCGGACTGGTTTCTACGGCGCCGGACCTGATCGCCTTCGCACGGGGCTTATTCGGGGGCGCGCTGTTTGACGATCCTGAGTCGTTGGCCGCCATGACAACACCTGCTCCCGGCACTTCCTACGGGCTGGGTATCACGTTCAACGAGCGATATATGGGGCACACAGGTTACATCGCCGGTTTTCGATCCGTGCTTAGTTATGCCCCTGAGTTTGATACGGTGGTAGTGATGCTCTACAATAACGATGCTGCTGATCCCGAGCAGAGCTTGTCAGACGTACTGAATCCAATACTCCCACTGCTGCAAGTGGAGGACTAA